The stretch of DNA TAAATGGTTGTCGCCTATATACGAGCGGATGAAAGATCTGTTGACGTGCAAAAACGTTCTTCATGTCGATGAAACATACGCTCAAGTCATTCTCAGGTCGGATGGGAAATCTGGTCAGTCGAAAGCCTATAATTGGGTGTGTCGGACTGTACCGAGTCAAGGACCTGTCATGGTCCTTTTTCAGAGTTCCCTATCTCGTTCTCGTGAAGTGCTCAAAAACTTCATTCAGGGATACAAAGGGACCATCATTTGTGATGGTTATTCTGCTTATGGCAATCTGGAAGGTATTACATTCTCCCACTGTTGGGCACACGTGCGCCGGTATTGGCTCAAGGCCGACAGCAAGAATGGCCGAATGGGCGTGGAGTATTGCGACCGCCTTTATCATCTGGAGCGGAAGTTCAGGAATTTGCCTCCGGGCAAACGACGAAAGGCGCGGAACAAGCACTCCAAACCAATTGTCGAGGAATTCCTTCAGTGGGTAGAGCAATCTCCTTTCTATGGGAAAAGTGCGCTTGCGACAGCAGCGGAGTATACACTGAACCGGGCGGAAGGGCTACGGGCATTCCTGAAGGACGGCCGGCTCGAGATCGACAACAATCCCGCTGAGAATGCCATCCGACCGAACGTCATCGGACGTAAAAATTGGTTATTCTCCGTGAGTGAAGCGGGTGCGCAAGCAAACGCCGTCTGTCTATCCCTTGCTGAAACAGCTAAGGTCCATGGGATTGATTTTTACTCCTATCTCCAGAAGCTATTTACCGAACTGCCGAATTTGAACTTCCAGCAGGACCCCGACCTGTTGGACAAATATTTGCCCTGGTCTAAGAACATCCGCCTTTCCTGC from Bacillus sp. OxB-1 encodes:
- the tnpC gene encoding IS66 family transposase, producing MANESSTEKVIQLLEEQLAVSNQQNQKLSRQIESLTQQVQNLTKLLYGSKTEKSKYNAPDGQGSLFEDDSSFPDSEHTEEQSQQTISYTVVRKAQRKKRNDILREDIETEVIHHHPEHTECACCHRQMTEIGGTIVREEALFIPATMKKVQHMEHAYECIHCKNDVSLPAQIVRGKAPQPAIQRSIAGPSVLAKAIYDKFIQYLPLYRQVKEWERYGLMTNDKNLSNWVISVADKWLSPIYERMKDLLTCKNVLHVDETYAQVILRSDGKSGQSKAYNWVCRTVPSQGPVMVLFQSSLSRSREVLKNFIQGYKGTIICDGYSAYGNLEGITFSHCWAHVRRYWLKADSKNGRMGVEYCDRLYHLERKFRNLPPGKRRKARNKHSKPIVEEFLQWVEQSPFYGKSALATAAEYTLNRAEGLRAFLKDGRLEIDNNPAENAIRPNVIGRKNWLFSVSEAGAQANAVCLSLAETAKVHGIDFYSYLQKLFTELPNLNFQQDPDLLDKYLPWSKNIRLSCGRK